One genomic region from Nitrospiria bacterium encodes:
- the menA gene encoding 1,4-dihydroxy-2-naphthoate octaprenyltransferase — translation MKQIGLWVRAMRLPFLQASLIPAALGSALAYRNGTFSWGLFVGIMAGIGAINIATNLSNDYFDHRSGADERNRQPTPFSGGSRVIQEGRIPSETVFVAAMISYAVAVVIGLFLTVQSGWTLLWFGVPGVVLSYFYTAPPLKLGYRGWGEFLVGVLLGPLAVMGSYYVYSRALTPQAFLLSLPVGFLVAGILYINEFPDADSDAASGKRHWIVRVGRKKAVKGYFAILGAAYLSLLLSGWPGPLPAWTLLALASLPIAVQAGRILYRSYDQSQRLIPAMGLTIGAHLAVGLLQIVGLLLDAWRGHA, via the coding sequence ATGAAACAGATCGGTCTTTGGGTCAGGGCGATGCGGCTCCCGTTTCTCCAGGCCTCGCTGATTCCGGCCGCCCTGGGTTCGGCGCTGGCCTACCGGAACGGGACTTTTTCCTGGGGATTGTTTGTCGGCATCATGGCGGGGATCGGGGCGATCAATATCGCGACCAACCTTTCCAACGATTACTTCGATCACCGGAGCGGCGCGGACGAGCGGAATAGGCAGCCGACCCCCTTTTCGGGAGGCAGCCGGGTTATTCAGGAGGGACGAATCCCTTCCGAGACGGTTTTCGTCGCGGCGATGATCTCCTACGCCGTCGCCGTCGTGATCGGGTTGTTCCTGACGGTTCAGAGCGGCTGGACGCTGCTCTGGTTCGGGGTTCCCGGGGTGGTGCTGAGCTATTTCTATACCGCGCCGCCGTTGAAGCTCGGCTACCGGGGATGGGGCGAGTTCCTGGTGGGAGTCCTGCTGGGCCCCCTGGCCGTGATGGGGAGCTATTACGTTTACTCCCGCGCCCTAACCCCTCAGGCCTTTCTCCTCTCCCTTCCCGTCGGATTTCTCGTCGCCGGCATCCTCTATATCAATGAATTTCCGGACGCCGATTCCGACGCGGCCTCCGGAAAACGCCACTGGATCGTGCGGGTGGGTCGGAAGAAGGCGGTGAAAGGCTACTTCGCGATCCTCGGCGCGGCGTATCTGAGCCTTCTCCTCTCCGGATGGCCCGGACCCTTGCCCGCCTGGACCCTGCTGGCCCTCGCGAGTCTTCCGATCGCCGTTCAGGCCGGCCGGATTCTTTATCGATCGTACGATCAATCCCAGCGGCTCATCCCCGCGATGGGACTCACCATCGGCGCCCATCTGGCCGTGGGCTTGCTTCAGATCGTCGGCCTGCTCCTGGACGCCTGGAGAGGCCATGCCTGA